From the genome of Ascaphus truei isolate aAscTru1 unplaced genomic scaffold, aAscTru1.hap1 HAP1_SCAFFOLD_154, whole genome shotgun sequence, one region includes:
- the LOC142476241 gene encoding uncharacterized protein LOC142476241 — MALVTHQRIHTDVRPFNCSECGKSFKQKSILVTHQRIHTGVRPYKCSECGKSFCQKSSLVTHQRIHTGEKPYDCSECGKSFSRKSHLVTHQRIHTRERPYNCSECGKSFSRKSHLVRHQTIHTGMTPYKLP; from the coding sequence ATggctcttgttacacaccaaagaatccacacagatgTGAGACCttttaactgctctgaatgtgggaaaagcttcaagcAGAAATCaattcttgttacacaccaaagaatccacacaggggtgagaccttataaatgctctgaatgtgggaaaagcttctgtCAAAAATCaagtcttgttacacaccaaagaatccacacaggggagaagccttatgattgctctgaatgtgggaaaagcttcagtcggaaatcgcatcttgttacacaccaaagaatccacacaagggagaggccctataactgctctgaatgtgggaaaagcttcagtcggaaATCGCATCTTGTTAGACACCAAACAATCCACACAGGGATGACACCCTATAAACTGCCCTGA